In Halobaculum limi, one DNA window encodes the following:
- a CDS encoding amphi-Trp domain-containing protein, which yields MSRDDYEAELSTGREEIASILRGVAEGIRTGAVRLGDSPDAVTVDTPDELTLEIELETEDDAMSLELELEWTVPSEASPVSSLDDTPESEDEDVTLLGATDGAQSLARFEVYRARDEEWRWRLRHRNGNIIASSGEGYTRKHNALKGLRSVIANSADAAISEET from the coding sequence GTGTCCCGAGACGACTACGAAGCGGAACTGTCAACCGGTCGGGAGGAGATTGCATCCATACTACGCGGTGTGGCGGAGGGAATTCGCACAGGAGCCGTTCGGTTAGGCGATAGCCCGGATGCCGTGACTGTCGATACGCCAGACGAACTCACGCTGGAAATCGAACTCGAAACCGAAGACGACGCGATGAGTCTGGAACTCGAGCTGGAGTGGACTGTACCGAGTGAAGCGTCTCCTGTTTCGTCCCTCGACGATACTCCCGAGAGTGAGGACGAGGATGTCACGCTTTTGGGAGCCACTGATGGAGCACAATCACTGGCACGATTCGAAGTCTACCGGGCTCGAGATGAGGAATGGCGCTGGCGACTCCGTCATCGAAACGGGAACATCATTGCGAGCAGTGGCGAGGGGTACACCCGCAAACACAATGCCCTGAAGGGCCTCCGGAGTGTGATAGCGAATTCGGCAGACGCAGCAATAAGTGAAGAGACATAG
- a CDS encoding DUF1328 domain-containing protein: protein MIASSGVLDSAVSVQAVPLQFGGNFLELAVLFLILAVVAAVLGARGVAGLSMDIAKWLVIIFVVLAIVTFVL, encoded by the coding sequence ATGATAGCCTCATCCGGAGTTTTGGATAGTGCCGTTTCGGTCCAGGCGGTGCCGTTGCAGTTCGGGGGTAATTTCCTCGAGCTGGCAGTCCTCTTTTTGATACTCGCCGTCGTCGCAGCGGTGCTCGGGGCTCGGGGTGTCGCTGGGCTCAGTATGGATATCGCAAAGTGGCTCGTCATCATCTTCGTTGTCCTCGCTATCGTCACGTTCGTTCTGTAG